The proteins below are encoded in one region of Myxococcales bacterium:
- the xdhB gene encoding xanthine dehydrogenase molybdopterin binding subunit — MSVLGKALPHESARDHVTGAALYTDDLVGRFPGALHAWPVTAPHAHANVKSIDTQPARAIPGVTLILTAADVPGENQIGPARPDEPLFPTEVMFHGQPVAWVLGETEEAARIGASKVVVVYEELPAILSIEAAISADSFLTGELRLAQGDAAAALARAPRRLSGELFVGGQEHFYLETHAALAHLDEQDRVFVHSSTQHPSETQEIVSRVLGVHKHDVTVQSLRMGGAFGGKEVQANAWAAVAALGCRKTGRPVRVRLNRAQDTSMTGKRHPFLGRFEVGFDDSGKLLALRMQLFADGGFSLDLSEPILYRALFHSDNTYLLPDVELTGRVVLTHKTSMTAFRGFGGPQGMVMIEEIMDRIARTLGVPPHQVRANNFYREGDRTPYGQVVRDAERIGRIWSELLASSAFSERWQKLREHNRENPHSKRGLAITPVKFGISFTTAFFNQGGALVLIYADGSVQVNHGGTEMGQGLHTKMLQVAAHTLGVGPGSIRMMPTQTDKVPNTSATAASSGADLNGAAIKAACETLRERLAEVAAKELGVTADDVEFEDGRVFARGAPEPALSFEHVTHQAYLARVPLFSSGYYRTPEIHFDKATGTGKPFHYFAYGAAVTEVLVDGFTGMYSIERVDILHDVGDSLSPLLDIGQVEGGYIQGLGWLTLEELVWTGDGRLATPNASTYKLPGLGECPPVFEVKLLERATEPDVVYGSKAVGEPPLMLAISAREALRQAVSAFGNERPGVVDLASPATPEAVFWAIEKVRAASSGAERAAE; from the coding sequence GGCAAAGCTCTGCCCCACGAGAGTGCACGCGACCATGTGACCGGCGCAGCGCTCTACACCGACGACCTGGTGGGGCGTTTCCCCGGCGCCCTGCACGCCTGGCCCGTCACGGCTCCCCACGCTCACGCGAACGTGAAGTCCATCGACACTCAACCGGCGCGCGCCATCCCCGGAGTCACGCTGATCCTCACCGCCGCAGACGTGCCGGGCGAGAACCAAATTGGCCCGGCCCGCCCGGACGAGCCGCTCTTCCCGACCGAGGTCATGTTCCACGGCCAGCCGGTGGCATGGGTCCTCGGCGAGACCGAAGAGGCGGCACGCATCGGCGCCTCCAAGGTCGTCGTGGTGTACGAAGAGCTGCCGGCGATCCTGAGCATCGAGGCCGCCATCTCAGCGGACTCGTTCCTCACCGGCGAGCTGCGCCTGGCACAGGGCGACGCCGCGGCTGCACTCGCGCGCGCCCCCCGCCGCCTGAGCGGCGAGCTCTTCGTGGGTGGGCAGGAGCACTTCTACCTCGAGACCCACGCGGCCCTTGCACACCTCGACGAACAGGACCGTGTGTTCGTGCACTCCTCCACACAACACCCATCGGAGACCCAAGAGATCGTGTCTCGGGTGCTGGGGGTCCACAAACACGACGTCACCGTCCAGAGCTTGCGCATGGGCGGCGCGTTCGGCGGCAAGGAAGTTCAGGCCAACGCCTGGGCTGCCGTGGCTGCGCTCGGTTGCCGAAAGACCGGGCGTCCGGTCCGGGTGCGTCTCAACCGGGCCCAGGACACCAGCATGACCGGCAAACGCCACCCGTTCCTGGGGCGCTTCGAGGTCGGCTTCGACGATTCGGGCAAGCTGCTCGCGCTTCGCATGCAGCTCTTCGCGGATGGCGGATTCAGCCTCGATCTGTCGGAGCCCATCCTCTACCGAGCCCTCTTTCACTCGGACAACACCTACCTCTTGCCCGACGTCGAGCTGACGGGACGTGTCGTCTTGACCCACAAGACGAGCATGACGGCCTTCCGAGGCTTCGGCGGTCCGCAGGGCATGGTCATGATCGAGGAGATCATGGACCGCATCGCCCGCACTCTGGGTGTGCCGCCGCACCAGGTGCGCGCCAACAACTTCTATCGCGAGGGAGACCGCACACCCTATGGGCAAGTCGTCCGTGACGCGGAGCGCATCGGCCGCATCTGGAGCGAGCTGTTGGCGTCGAGCGCTTTCTCCGAGCGCTGGCAGAAGCTCAGAGAGCACAACCGCGAGAACCCCCACTCCAAGCGCGGCCTGGCCATCACACCGGTCAAGTTCGGTATCTCGTTCACGACGGCGTTCTTCAATCAGGGCGGGGCGCTGGTGCTGATCTACGCGGACGGCAGCGTGCAGGTGAACCACGGCGGCACCGAGATGGGGCAAGGGCTGCACACCAAGATGCTGCAGGTTGCGGCGCACACGCTCGGCGTTGGCCCGGGCAGCATTCGCATGATGCCGACGCAGACCGACAAGGTCCCGAACACGTCCGCGACCGCGGCTTCGAGCGGCGCGGATCTGAACGGGGCAGCGATCAAGGCCGCTTGCGAGACCCTGCGCGAACGCCTGGCTGAGGTCGCTGCAAAGGAGCTGGGCGTGACGGCGGACGACGTCGAGTTCGAAGACGGCCGGGTGTTTGCCCGCGGCGCGCCGGAGCCCGCGCTCAGCTTCGAGCACGTGACCCATCAGGCGTATCTGGCCCGAGTTCCGCTATTTTCCAGCGGTTATTACCGCACGCCCGAGATCCACTTCGACAAGGCCACGGGCACCGGCAAACCCTTCCACTACTTCGCTTACGGCGCCGCCGTGACCGAGGTGCTGGTGGACGGTTTCACTGGCATGTACTCCATCGAGCGGGTCGACATTCTTCACGACGTGGGTGACTCACTCTCGCCACTGCTGGACATCGGGCAGGTCGAGGGCGGCTACATCCAGGGACTCGGCTGGTTGACCCTGGAAGAGCTGGTGTGGACGGGGGACGGAAGGCTCGCGACGCCGAACGCTTCGACCTACAAACTACCGGGCCTGGGCGAGTGCCCGCCGGTGTTCGAGGTGAAGCTGCTCGAGCGCGCGACGGAGCCCGACGTGGTGTACGGCAGCAAGGCCGTCGGCGAGCCGCCGCTGATGCTGGCCATCAGCGCACGCGAGGCGCTGCGCCAGGCGGTGAGCGCGTTCGGCAACGAACGACCGGGGGTGGTGGACCTGGCGTCGCCCGCGACACCCGAGGCCGTCTTCTGGGCCATCGAAAAAGTCAGAGCAGCCAGCTCGGGCGCCGAGCGCGCCGCAGAGTGA
- a CDS encoding pyroglutamyl-peptidase I — protein sequence MSVGRVSVRGFCMAALAIGLGGCSSNDPSSGQSNAPAARMPRDSQADGLFKDFLDGKYDGFGHPLDAEVWQAESECAPSTGKLEAEGQGFSASEHAAGSVCDATSKGIGLGRFALNVRALVYDVCQDTSCDAATPVLDIRVKRADGTVLEEKTIPWSAFSSELTYVNVPLRFTHSEDGPVRVEVSWAGKVSARVDYVELFRATKNLLVTPSTVLSPGAKIEVEALDPPPSFTLAAFCNDSDKTAEVNALLSSGAATREDTEFRSVFSFAAEDLIKDCPLPSRLRFSLLKGTWQQAMARISLYAEEPPCTFAPNTTRVLLTGFEPFPADSTHDNSSQKAVSSFDPGAVPGISLMALTLPVEFDTAPGIVASAITRCKPDVVIGFGQGRSQVDLEGTAYNNKDSAEIAGGFPDNRGHIPGGEPIVTGGAAELTTGLPTTKIHELLAQSGIKVGYSDDPGRFVCNNTFYRIMTEAAGQPRVSGFIHLPYIHTVDAADQAMLKEVVTTAVTQAVAKFKTLP from the coding sequence ATGAGCGTCGGGCGTGTCTCGGTCCGCGGCTTTTGCATGGCCGCGCTGGCCATCGGTCTCGGAGGGTGCAGCAGCAATGACCCCAGTTCAGGTCAGTCGAATGCGCCCGCCGCCCGCATGCCGCGTGACTCCCAGGCGGATGGGCTGTTCAAGGACTTCCTCGACGGAAAGTACGACGGGTTCGGGCACCCGCTCGACGCCGAGGTCTGGCAGGCGGAGAGCGAGTGCGCTCCATCAACAGGAAAACTCGAGGCCGAAGGCCAGGGATTCTCGGCGAGCGAGCATGCCGCGGGCAGCGTCTGCGACGCGACCTCCAAGGGCATCGGGCTCGGGCGTTTTGCGCTCAACGTCCGCGCGCTCGTCTACGACGTCTGTCAGGACACGAGCTGCGACGCGGCGACCCCCGTGCTCGATATCCGGGTGAAGCGCGCCGACGGGACTGTGCTCGAAGAGAAGACCATCCCCTGGTCTGCCTTCTCGAGCGAGCTGACCTACGTCAACGTGCCGCTGCGCTTCACCCACAGCGAAGACGGCCCGGTACGCGTGGAGGTGAGCTGGGCAGGGAAGGTTAGCGCGCGGGTCGACTACGTCGAGTTGTTCCGCGCCACCAAGAACCTGCTGGTCACACCGTCGACTGTGCTCTCGCCTGGCGCCAAGATCGAGGTCGAAGCCCTGGACCCTCCCCCGAGTTTCACGCTCGCGGCGTTCTGCAACGACAGCGACAAGACCGCCGAGGTGAACGCGCTGCTCAGCTCCGGAGCGGCGACCCGCGAAGACACCGAGTTTCGCAGTGTATTCAGCTTCGCGGCCGAAGATCTGATCAAAGACTGTCCGCTGCCGAGCCGCCTCCGGTTCTCCTTGCTGAAGGGCACATGGCAGCAGGCCATGGCGCGCATCAGCCTGTACGCCGAAGAGCCGCCCTGCACCTTCGCCCCGAACACGACCCGCGTGCTGCTCACGGGGTTCGAGCCTTTCCCCGCGGACTCGACCCACGACAACAGCTCCCAGAAAGCGGTGTCGAGCTTCGACCCGGGCGCCGTGCCCGGGATCTCGCTGATGGCGCTGACCTTGCCGGTCGAGTTCGATACGGCACCCGGCATCGTCGCGAGCGCCATCACACGCTGCAAACCGGACGTGGTCATCGGCTTTGGTCAGGGACGCAGCCAGGTCGATCTCGAGGGCACGGCGTACAACAACAAGGACTCAGCGGAGATCGCCGGCGGGTTCCCCGACAACCGCGGGCACATCCCGGGTGGCGAGCCCATCGTGACGGGCGGTGCCGCGGAGCTGACCACCGGTCTGCCGACGACGAAGATCCACGAGCTTCTAGCCCAGAGCGGGATCAAGGTTGGTTACTCGGACGACCCGGGGCGCTTCGTCTGCAACAACACCTTCTATCGCATCATGACCGAAGCAGCGGGCCAGCCCCGTGTGTCGGGCTTCATCCACCTGCCCTACATCCACACCGTCGACGCCGCCGACCAGGCCATGCTGAAAGAGGTCGTGACGACGGCCGTGACCCAGGCTGTCGCGAAGTTCAAGACGCTCCCCTGA
- a CDS encoding sigma-70 family RNA polymerase sigma factor, with translation MQTQAASTSFQGPKKPAHPSELFEEAAFVARLLADEPQAWREFNSVYAGALHRAIGRILSRFGAVTGSDDVREVYAKFCLALIARDRSKLRSFDPTRGARLGSWLTRMAMQATYDHLRRIKRSPVDFRTEIFETACERPDPQEELWERQRAEIVAEVVKGLSAREREFFALYFGQDLAPEVIAARMGISVATVYTKKHKLERRLAELVESQAFAA, from the coding sequence ATGCAGACCCAAGCCGCTTCGACTTCCTTCCAAGGCCCCAAAAAACCCGCCCATCCGAGCGAGCTGTTCGAGGAGGCCGCCTTCGTTGCGCGCCTGCTCGCCGACGAGCCGCAGGCCTGGCGCGAGTTCAACAGCGTCTATGCCGGGGCATTGCACCGCGCCATCGGGCGCATCCTGTCGCGCTTCGGCGCGGTGACGGGATCCGACGACGTCCGCGAGGTGTACGCGAAGTTCTGCCTCGCCCTGATCGCCCGCGACCGCTCGAAGCTGCGCAGCTTCGATCCGACGCGCGGCGCACGCCTCGGTAGCTGGCTCACGCGCATGGCCATGCAGGCGACCTACGACCACCTGCGCAGGATCAAGCGCAGCCCCGTCGATTTCCGCACCGAGATCTTCGAGACGGCTTGTGAGCGGCCCGATCCCCAGGAGGAGCTCTGGGAGCGGCAACGCGCGGAGATCGTGGCGGAGGTCGTGAAGGGGCTGTCGGCGCGCGAGCGCGAGTTCTTCGCGCTCTACTTCGGGCAGGATCTCGCGCCCGAAGTCATTGCGGCTCGCATGGGCATCAGCGTGGCGACCGTGTACACCAAGAAGCACAAACTCGAGCGGCGCCTGGCCGAGCTGGTGGAGTCTCAGGCTTTTGCGGCCTGA